A genomic segment from Stegostoma tigrinum isolate sSteTig4 chromosome 1, sSteTig4.hap1, whole genome shotgun sequence encodes:
- the hnrnpd gene encoding heterogeneous nuclear ribonucleoprotein D0 isoform X1, translating into MSEAVQFSEVEAEAAGPGLQDLAAAAAEAGAPTAGMNDPALEAKASDGGDGPGGIAETEGAKIDASKTEEDEGKMFVGGLSWDTTKKDLKDYFSKFGEVVDCTLKLDPITGRSRGFGFVLFKEADSVDKVMEQKEHKLNGKVIDPKKAKAMKKEPVKKIFVGGLSPDTAEDKIREYFGAFGEVESIELPMDNKTNKRRGFCFITFKEEEPVKKILEKKFHNVGLSKCEIKVAMSKEVYQQQQQWGVGRGTFAGRGRGRGGATGAGAPSQNWNQGYNNYWNQGYGSYNYGYNSQGYGGYGGYDYPTYNNYYGYGDYGNQQSGYGKAPRRGGHQNSYKPY; encoded by the exons ATGTCGGAGGCCGTGCAGTTCTCCGAGGTGGAGGCCGAGGCTGCCGGCCCAGGCCTGCAGGATCTGGCGGCGGCGGCCGCCGAGGCTGGGGCGCCGACGGCGGGCATGAACGATCCGGCGTTGGAGGCCAAGGCGAGCGACGGCGGCGATGGGCCGGGTGGGATCGCCGAGACGGAAGGGGCCAAGATCGACGCCAGCAAAACGGAAGAGGACGAAGG AAAAATGTTTGTGGGTGGCCTCAGCTGGGATACCACAAAGAAAGATCTGAAGGACTATTTCTCTAAATTTGGAGAGGTGGTAGATTGCACATTAAAGTTGGATCCCATTACAGGGCGTTCAAGAGGATTTGGATTCGTCCTGTTTAAAGAGGCTGACAGTGTGGATAAG GTTATGGAACAGAAGGAACATAAATTGAATGGCAAGGTAATTGATCCTAAAAAAGCCAAGGCCATGAAAAAAGAACCCGTAAAGAAGATATTTGTAGGAGGTCTTTCACCTGACACAGCCGAGGACAAGATCAGGGAATATTTTGGAGCTTTTGGGGAA GTGGAATCAATAGAACTTCCCATGgataacaaaacaaacaaaaggcGTGGATTCTgtttcataacattcaaggaagAGGAACCAGTTAAAAAGATTCTGGAAAAGAAATTCCATAATGTGGGGCTCAGCAAA TGTGAGATCAAAGTGGCCATGTCAAAGGAGGtctatcagcagcagcagcagtggggAGTTGGTCGAGGTACATTTGCAGGCAGAGGTCGTGGGAGAGGAGGAGCAACTGGTGCCGGAG CCCCAAGCCAGAACTGGAACCAAGGATATAATAACTACTGGAATCAAGGCTATGGCAGCTATAACTATGGCTACAATAGCCAGGGCTATGGAGGTTATGGTGGCTATGACTACCCTACTTATAATAACTACTATGGATATGGTGACTATGGCA ATCAACAGAGTGGTTATGGGAAAGCACCACGACGTGGAGGTCATCAGAATAGCTACAAACCATACTAA
- the hnrnpd gene encoding heterogeneous nuclear ribonucleoprotein D0 isoform X2, with amino-acid sequence MSEAVQFSEVEAEAAGPGLQDLAAAAAEAGAPTAGMNDPALEAKASDGGDGPGGIAETEGAKIDASKTEEDEGKMFVGGLSWDTTKKDLKDYFSKFGEVVDCTLKLDPITGRSRGFGFVLFKEADSVDKVMEQKEHKLNGKVIDPKKAKAMKKEPVKKIFVGGLSPDTAEDKIREYFGAFGEVESIELPMDNKTNKRRGFCFITFKEEEPVKKILEKKFHNVGLSKCEIKVAMSKEVYQQQQQWGVGRGTFAGRGRGRGGATGAGAPSQNWNQGYNNYWNQGYGSYNYGYNSQGYGGYGGYDYPTYNNYYGYGDYGSEGTVFYSR; translated from the exons ATGTCGGAGGCCGTGCAGTTCTCCGAGGTGGAGGCCGAGGCTGCCGGCCCAGGCCTGCAGGATCTGGCGGCGGCGGCCGCCGAGGCTGGGGCGCCGACGGCGGGCATGAACGATCCGGCGTTGGAGGCCAAGGCGAGCGACGGCGGCGATGGGCCGGGTGGGATCGCCGAGACGGAAGGGGCCAAGATCGACGCCAGCAAAACGGAAGAGGACGAAGG AAAAATGTTTGTGGGTGGCCTCAGCTGGGATACCACAAAGAAAGATCTGAAGGACTATTTCTCTAAATTTGGAGAGGTGGTAGATTGCACATTAAAGTTGGATCCCATTACAGGGCGTTCAAGAGGATTTGGATTCGTCCTGTTTAAAGAGGCTGACAGTGTGGATAAG GTTATGGAACAGAAGGAACATAAATTGAATGGCAAGGTAATTGATCCTAAAAAAGCCAAGGCCATGAAAAAAGAACCCGTAAAGAAGATATTTGTAGGAGGTCTTTCACCTGACACAGCCGAGGACAAGATCAGGGAATATTTTGGAGCTTTTGGGGAA GTGGAATCAATAGAACTTCCCATGgataacaaaacaaacaaaaggcGTGGATTCTgtttcataacattcaaggaagAGGAACCAGTTAAAAAGATTCTGGAAAAGAAATTCCATAATGTGGGGCTCAGCAAA TGTGAGATCAAAGTGGCCATGTCAAAGGAGGtctatcagcagcagcagcagtggggAGTTGGTCGAGGTACATTTGCAGGCAGAGGTCGTGGGAGAGGAGGAGCAACTGGTGCCGGAG CCCCAAGCCAGAACTGGAACCAAGGATATAATAACTACTGGAATCAAGGCTATGGCAGCTATAACTATGGCTACAATAGCCAGGGCTATGGAGGTTATGGTGGCTATGACTACCCTACTTATAATAACTACTATGGATATGGTGACTATGGCA GTGAAGGAACAGTATTTTACTCCAGATAG